Part of the Zea mays cultivar B73 chromosome 4, Zm-B73-REFERENCE-NAM-5.0, whole genome shotgun sequence genome is shown below.
ATTTACTTAAAAACTGTCCAGTACAAGAATTGGTGAGAGAGTGCAGGACGAAAATTTAGAGATTTTTTATTTAATATTATATAAGTGTATAGTTATATTTGTAGATATATAATTGATTAAATGTGGACATAGATATAGATATAAGTATAGATATAAATACTAGAGTTTTATATTTTAGGTGCCTGATGTTTTATATGATAAATTTAGACAAACAACTAGTataattaaaaatataatttACAAGAGaacttttattttttttctatatATACTTCAACAATTGACAACATTACATATTGACTGAATAATAATGAAAAATTAAACACCATAAATGTTACAGTCAAACGACGATGACAGCATTGCTTTTTGAttgaataataataaaaaaatcaGGCACCATAAATATCCTATAGTCAAACAATGACAACATCTCATGTTGACTAGACAATAGTACAAAAATGAGAGCCCCTGTACAAAGGACCCAGATATAAAATGTCGTCTAGCATTTCTAACCTGTCCCGTCTCATGTGACGGTCATCTTGTTCTTGTGTCACTCATGGACTCTCCTCTAATGAAGCCCCTACTAGTGCCCAACAACCACAGTCCCGGACCGGTTGTCGCCGCCACGCCGGGAGAACACGGCGGTGCTGCGGCCGACGAGAGCAGCACCCTCGTGGATGCTGCCAGTGGCACGGATGAGAGCCACAGGGCACTCGCCGACGCCGACGTGAAGATGAACGACGATGGCGACGTACAAGGGGACGAGCTGTCCGCGTCCGTGCAGCGCCGGCTGGACGAGAGCAGCGCCGTGGAGGGGGAGGATGAAGAGGAGGAGATTGGTGACGACGCGGAGGCCGACGACATGGCGGCGCGCATGGGACGGCGCCTGGCGGCGCTGCCCGGGAATGCGCACGAGAGCGAGCCGTTCACCATCTTCCGCGTGGCGGGGCCCATGCGCGACCGCAACCGGCACCTCTACGAGCCGCAGATGATCTCCATCGGGCCCTTCCACCGTGGCGCCGGCCGGCACCTCGCCGCCATGGAGGAGCACAAGTGGCGGTACCTCCGCGACATTCTGGCCCGCCCCGGCGGCGCGACGCTGGCCTCGTACGCCCGCGCCGCGCGCTCGATGGAGGCCTCCGCGCGCCGCCGGTACGCGGAGCCCGTGCTGCTGCCCGCGGCCGAGTTCGCCGAGATGCTCCTCCTGGACGGCTGCTTCCTGGTGGAGTTCTTCCTCAAGGGGCAGGAGAGCGCGGAGGACGCGCTCATCGACGCCTCGTGGGCGATGCAGAACGTGTACAACGACATGCTGCTGCTCGAGAACCAGCTCCCCTTCTTCGTGCTCGAGCGCTTCTACGACCTGGCCACGGGCGGGCTCGGCCGGGACTACTTCGTCACCAACGTCCTCGTCAACTACCTCACCGTGGACATGTGCGTCGGCCCGCGGGACCCCGAGAGCACGCGGCCCCCCGACGGTGAGATCCACCACCTGCTGCATCTCTACTACCACTGGTTCCTACCACCGGAGGACCGGGACGGGAGCGGCACGGGCAGCAAGGACAAGGAAGACGGCGAGGCGCTCGAGGAACTGATGTCCACGTCTGCGGATGAGCGCATGCCGTGGCAGCTGCCGCCGGCGTCGGAGCTGAAGGACTCCGGGGTGACGTTCCGCGCCAAGAAGTCGCCGCGGAGCATGGTGGACGTGACCTTCGACCGCCGCAGCGGCGCGCTGGAGATCCCGGCCGTGGAGAGCTACACGAACCACGCCATCTTCGCGAACCTGCTGGCGTACGAGCAGAGCCGGGGCCGGTGGGAGCTGCAGCGCCTGGTGAGCTACGTGCTGCTGATGGCGTCCGTGGTGGACGCGCGGCGCGACGTGGAGGTCCTGCAGCGGGCCGGCGTGTTCGTGCGCGGGGACGAGGAGACGGCGGCGTTCTACGCGCACCTGGGCGAGCTGTGCCCGCCGCCCGAGTTCGTCAACAACTGCTACGCCGACCTGTTCCGCGACGTCCTGGAGTACTGTGGGCGCAGCTGGAACAGGCACCGCGCCGTGCTGGTGCACGACTACTTCAGCAACCCGTGGACCAGCatgtccgccgccgccgccgtcttcCTGCTTGTCCTCACCGTCGTGCAGACGGTCTACACCGTGCTGCCATACTACAGCCAGAATTAACGGGGCAAAAAACAAAAAAGGCGTTTTGCCGCCGTCACACAGACCGGGTGTCGCCctctgttttttcttttttttgccTGCAACTACAAGAAACCCTATGATTTTTCCTTGCTGGCTCCTCctatacaatccatatgaatgatggCGTCTGGAGCGTGATCGTTTGCTTGTCCATCGAATCCGTGCGCGTCCACGATCGCATGAATCCGTCCAAGATTAAGTAATGGAACAACATAAAAAGACAATATTAGTAGGATGTTGAATCATTTTAAAATGAAAACAAGCATCATCCCTGGTTTTCCATATTGCCCAAAGAACAACACCAAATCCTAAAATAACCAGATTTATGGAATCTTTATCAAAGCTATGTAACCAATCTCCAAACAACAAATCTACATCATTTGGAATTGAGTTTAAAGCAATTTGCATCACTCTCTAAATATATTTAGCCAACGGGCACTCAAAAAAATGAGATGAGCAGTTGATTCCAAAAGACCACAAAAGCAGCAGCTAACAGACCCTGACATTGCTTTTTCTTAAGATTTTCTTTAGTGAGGATTTTGTTTTTCAGAATTAGCCATAAGAACACTATTATTTTTTTTGTGGAATCTTAATTTTCTACATAAGTTTGTATGGCACTTTAACCGAATTACTTCTTAACTGTGAAAACACGGACTTGACTGTGAAACCCTTTTCACCCAGAAGCCAGATAGTTCTTTCATCCTTTTCAGAGAGCCCCTAAGAACTGCAGCGGTTCCTGATAGTGTCGAACAAAGTAACATCTCTTAACCTCCTTCTGAAGTACAAATTATCACAGTTACCATAAGAGCTCTATTCACAGAAATCTTCTTGTCCATGGAGAGATCGAATAACCTTTTGAGTTTACCAGCAAAAGGAACATCACCACGCCATCTATCAAGCCAAAAACTACTATCCTTGCCATTACCGACAAACTTTTTTCTTAAAATTTAGATAAATCTCCTTTGACCCCCAGATCCCACTCCAAAAATAGGAACCGACTTGTCGTTTTTTAACCAAGCTAAGTGAAAGTCACATAGAGGGATGAATaaacgaaacctgaaaattacaaACTTTGAACACAAATTTCACCTAGGGTTATCATGACCATCCTCTCCCCTCAAATCGTTCGAGCGCAATAAACCTTCCCCGTGCATGTTGGCGCCAATCTCGCTTCGGCGTTGACCTCAGCCCCTACTCTCGCCTGGGGAGTACAAAATCCTAGCTTCCGTGCCCCGGTGACCATCACGCGCGTTCGTCACCCTCCGGGAATCACGCTGTGGGCGCTGCCGTGGGAGCTTGAGGGAAACCGCCGCGAGTGATCACTGCTAGCATCCTCGCTCGCGGGTGAGCGCGCGGTCGTGGGGTTTCGCCTTAGCAACCAGATCACGTCGGGGACGGCAAAAGGGAAGAAAGGCGGTCTCGGTGGCCGCAATTCCTCGCTGTCGCCACGACTTTGCCGTGCATCGTGGGCACCCCCAACTTCGACTCTGCCGGCGGTTTGTGCCTACCCAACTTGTTCGAATTGTCCTCCACATCGTGTATCGGGTCTCGGATCGAGGATTGACGTTCCCAGGCATCATTTGGTGTGACTCCGGCGATGGACAACCGCAACAcccgggcggcgccgccgtcgagTGAAGGGGATGGGGAGGAATCGTTCGAGCCGTTGATCTGAAGATGAGTGACTAAGATCAGATCATGTCATACCAATTCGGGTGGATGGATCCGGGCCGTTGCGATCCAATCGGGTGGATCTAGAAGGCTCCGGGAGAATTAAAATCTGCGCCGTAGATTTCAAATCGTGTGGTCGGCTGCGTATCACTTCACTCTGGGGGGTGCAtaatctaatcctagccgtcagGATTAGATCGGGCAGTCCAGGATCGACCATACCCCTTCAGCCGTGGATTCTTGCAAATGAACCCCTGTGTTTTATcggaataaacccgccatccataCTAGTGTAAGGAATACTGCAGATCAGTCCTAATATTTTCACAAAGCCCCTGATCTTTGGGATATTAGTGCACGCAGTACAACAATAGAGGGAATTAAGAAAATCAATATATGTACTACATATTAAGagagcaatagtagtctgcctcccTCGTTCTGTCGTTCTGCCGTCCATGGATCTGGACCGTCCATATCACATCGTGTGTCTACGTCTCCCACACTCCATCCTTCTCCACCGCACGACCACCCAATCCCTAACCTCCCCCGCACGTTCCTCTCTCTGTCGCGTTGCCCGCCCCTGCCGCGATAGATGCCTCGCGGCCTCCACCGCCGACGCGACCTCTCTCCGCCTCCCCTCCTCCCTTTGCCTCCACCGCCCCTCCCCCAACGTCATCGCCACAGCCATGCCACTCGCTCCCGCGGGATCTAGATCCGGTGGACGTAGCTCTGGTGCCTCGACGCAGGCAGCCTGGGATCGAGATGCTCCACCAATGGGGGATCGAGAGGACGATCGCTCCCCACCGGCGCAGCCCAAGCCCAAGCACTAGAGATCCGTCCGCTCCTCTCCTAACCGCGGGATGGGCATTATGAGCTTCGTACCTGAGGAAGCAGGGCGGACATTGAGGTCGGTGGCTTCCTAGGGTTTGCCCCCAAGCGTCGTGCCATGGTGAGTGTCTGTCTTCTCAACCCATGATGATTTTCTGCTAAAATGTAACTGGTGGTAGTGTATAGCTTAAACCAGTTTCCTTGTCCTTATGTCTCATCCCATTCGTGTTTGTGCTTGCGTGTAGTGAATTCATGCAGGGAGCAGGTCGGTGAATAGCAATTCCTTGGCTTTTCTTCTGTACATTTAAAGCCATGGCACCGATAAGCCTAACTATGAGACGACTTGATAACATTGCTTACAAAAGACTAAAGTTTAACACCATACTTTTACTCATATATTTTTTAACAATATGTTGTTTATCATTCTAAATTGTTTAGTTCTTACATCCTGTTCCTTTTATAATCTGCAAGCAAATGCAGTACAGttgaggaaaaaagaaaaaaatccaAAAAGACGCATGTTGTAACACAATTAAATTAGAATGTTAGAAGAAGCACTGGACTGTAACATGGATCTGTTGTGAGATAGAACCACCATAATTGTGTCATCATTAGGCAATGGCAAATCCAGTACTGTACAAAAGGCAGCTACTCGCAAAAATTCTAATTGTTCAAGAAAGCAAAACCAACACAACAATTTAGAATTTTAGATAGACAATTTTTAGTGATCTGGTAGGCTGAGTGCAGAAATGGGTTTGCACCTCACAAGTAATAATTAACCAATGAAAATTATCAGTCACACAACCATAAGTCTTCATTCCCCATGTCCACCAACAATATGCAAATTATCAGTCACACAACCATTGCCTGGTTTCAAATTCTCAGGCATAACTACTGCATTTTCATCATCTTCAGCCATACTTGGCTGTTCACTGGTTGGGTTTGTATCTGAGAAGTCTTCACTGGTTGTTATATGTTTATCTCTCTTTGATGATCATTCAATACTTGGACTATATTTTTTATTACATAACAAAATACCTGGTTAAGCATGATTAGTATTTTGATGCATCTTTATTTGTGTTACCATATGCCATCGTTTATTTGTGATACCATAATGGGCCGACCGAGTACACGATATGCTGGACACCCCGCCGGTTAGTGCCACCTCGGTTGCTCGATACAGTAGAAGCTAGCTTAAATATTCAGCTATGATAAATGTGAACAAATTGATATTTTAGATGTAATATCTTAAGCATTTATTACCTTTGTGTGCACTTCTGCTTATGGCAAATGAATTTGGTAGGATTCGATGTGTCTATTAGTCTGTAGAGGTAAAAGGTGGTGTTTAGGGACCAATAGGTCACTACCCACCATGAATGGCCCTTGATGCTCCATTTACATAGAGTGATTTGATTGAAGTGGATACAATCAGATGTTTATAGTGTTCAGTGAAGATTAAGTGGCCATCGATAAAAGATATTTCTCTATAAAGAACAACTTTGAATTATGTGTTCATTATTATTTCAGAATTATGTGTGGTAAAAGGTATAGAGAAGACAATTACCCAGGTTTATCTGAAAATTTGCTTTTCTATCTCTTGGTGTAGGACACATCAAGCTGGCCTCTTACCTTGATGTCCTTCTTCGCTGATGCCGCCTCACCGCTACCCCATACATCTCACCTCGGAGTTGTAGACCCGTCTCCTCCACCCCTGCCGGAGTTGAATCCTAGCCGGACCAAGCCATGTTCGCCATGCACGCGGTAGGTTGGACCAGATCTGCGAGATCTGCACCGACACTGCTATGCCTATCACGAGGTATAGTCTCCTAGGTTTGGGGCGGCACCCTCTGTTCGTGCTCTTTTCTGTTGCTTTTTCATTCTATTTCCAATAGACTTCCTCTTCTCTTGTGTTGTGCGAGGCTTAACTGTTGGTTCTTTATCTGTGAAGAGAGTACAAGCAGATGGGCGATATAAATATGATGCCGTGTCGATTCTTCTGCAGTTTACATGTCTTCCTTGCAGGATGACATCCGAGAGAAAGCAACAAAAATAGTTAGATCTGCCTGTTTTCGCTTTTAGTTTCTTTTCTTATTTGTCGTCATCTGAATTGGCCATGATGGCCAAAGCTGATCGAGGAGGGGATCTTCGCAGGCGCACGACAATCGCGAGCGGTTCATGTCCTTATGCTCTTCAGCGTTTTTTTATTTTCTCATCAATGATACCTATGATACTTTCATATAGTTCCATTCTCGTCAGTACTATATTCAGCCAAAAGAATAAAATAACTCAGCAGACATTTATATTAACTTCAGCTGAAAGAAACACAAATGTGTAGTTTTGCAGCATTATCAATTGTGCTTGAGAATTTGAATCACTTATTGATGGGTACATTGTTATTAGAGCCTGACTGCAAAAGGATATGAAGTCGTCTCCAATGGGATTGACAACCATTTAGTTTCAGTGAATCTCAAGAATAAGGTAAGATAAAGTGTGTTTCACATTCCTTGTTTTGTTATTTCTTTATACATATTCACAAATTGTGTGCTTGCTTTGGCTTGCATAGGAAGCGAAGGGTACTAGAGCTGGATTAATGGGAACAACCATTTTAGCAATGGTAAATTGCATTGACGATTCCCCTACTAATTTTGAACACAATTAAAGGAAAGCTAAATTGGTACAAAACTTGTTTCCTTGGTTTATAGATATTTAGCCATTTTCATGTCATGATGGAAATGGAAATAAAAATTCTCTTTAATTAAACCAAATCTGATGTTAGTCCAGTTCAACTTTACACTGTCCATGTATGTTGTAGCAAAGATAAGTCTTTACAATTTGAAATACTATTTACGATTGCTGATTTTTATATCTTAAACATATATTTCTAAAGTAAATGAGAAATATTATTGATTGACTGAAACTTATTAACAGAGACAACATTTGAAAATACAGCTAGAGGGACAATAAAAATGAAACAGAAGAGAATGTGTTCTGATAGCTAAGCATTGGTTATTCGCTTAAACCTGACATTGGACCTATTTGAAAGTACCGATAAATATTTTTTATTCCATACGAATGGAATGTGTGAGAACAAAATTCTCTTTTGTGAAGCAAAGTCATTCTATGGATCATATAGTGACATGCTAGGGAACTCAAAAAATGCAGGCACTAGCTTCTGCAAGCCCCTACGAAACCAACAGGCTGCAAGCTTGAAACGAATTGTTGAAAATAATAAAAAATAAAGCAATGCAGTAATGCACAACAACCTTATGTATTCCAACAACCATGTCCGTGTTGCAGTACTCATAATAGATTTTTGAAAACGGAAGATAATTTTATTGCTCCCAGTTTTACTGCTAGCTCACCCAGGGTTATCAGAGATGAGAGATTTCTCCAAAGGCTCCGAGAGGTACCATACGCCCATCTCTTATTGCGGTACCACACTAGCACTTTTCAAATTGTCGATGCACCTCTTTACAGCTCTTTTAGGTTATGTGCCAATTTCTCGAGGCTTATAAGGACATTTCTACTCTATATCTAGAATCTAGTCCTTCCATTTGTCTGAGGTACTGAATTTAGTGCTACCAATCCCGGCTAGTGGTAGGTTTAGTATACAAGGCTATCTCTGTTGTTGTTATAGTTATTACACTATAGATTTGATTGTGCCTATGGTTAACATCTCTCTGAGCATGGTTTCCAGTCTAATAATCAAGTGTGCGCTCTAATTTGTATTTTCTTAGCTTGTTTAGTTTGCATATTATATGCACTCAGATGGTGTATACTAATGTTTCTATGGAATTCATTGAAAATTCATCTACTTACCCTTTCCTACCCTCAAGTACATCAAGAGTGCAAAGCTACTATTAACCTTTTGTTTCTATGGAAAGGACTAACTTTCAACTGAGTACGCTAACTGGTTGCTCTGATCAAATCTGAAAGTCATGTTCCTTCATCTGTATCACTACAGTTTGTTGTTAATTGTTTCTGAACCTGTAGTGTGGCAACAAACATTTAGACTGTGCTAGAAGAAACCCAGCTGAAATTTGAGGAGGAAAGGTATTTGGTATTCGAACCACACTCAATTTTTCCGAATTAACATACTAAGAGGCTCAGAGCATCTGAAGCCAGTTATAGCTTATAGGGAGCTAAACAAAAGTATACATCTTCAATGAGCACACACTAATCCGTGTTCCTATCTGTGCATGCAGACAAAATTTGTTAAAAGTACTACCTAACAATTCCAAAGAGGTACTCATAAGAATTTGTACTCCAAGGTTTTGTTTTCTTCTAAAATGACACGGATTTGTACTTTAGCTATGTGAGAATTTGTAATTCTGAAGTTGAGTGTTCGGAGAGTTTGTGAGGGCCGTGGAATGTCGAAGGTGAAGAACAATAATGGTTATCATGGAGTCACTGAGCCAATCTCGCTGAGTGGGCCGACTGAGAAGTACCTTATGCAGACAGCTGAGGTTGAAAAGGTTGGGGATTTGTATATCTGATAAACCAAAAGCTCTTCCACATTTTTTATATTTTCCTCAGATTCATGCTATTTGTTTTAACATCGTGGTTCTATTTGTGTTGATCAGTACCTTTCAGATGCACGACTCTATGAGAGGCAAGATGAGGCTATCTTTCGAGAAGAGGTTTTAGGCAAGCTGGACCAGGTTGAACAATTTTCTACTAAAATCTACTGTGAGTGTGGTCGTTATGTTCTCAAATTCTCCTAAGGAAGAAACATGACAAGTTCAGAACCACAAATTTCTCTACTTGATCATCTGAAAAAGCACAGAATCCCCACTACACACAACCAATGAAACTTGCTTTGTAATCACCCAACTGAACATCACGTAATGATCCAGATCTGCAGCGTCTAATCTTACTGAAGAAACTGGAGATAGGAAAGTAGGAACCTTCAATCAAGTCAATTCTTCTAAAGAACTTTTTCTTCACCTAAGCCATGTCACCCTATATGTGCGTTTTTATTCTAATTAACACTCTTATTGTATCTTTTTGCAGTGCAGGTATTAGAAGAACTGGTACTTTAATCACAATCCATACTACAATTGAGTGAATTCTTCTTAGAGATAAAAGATCTTACGATCTTGCCAAAACAGTAAAGAATTTTAGATACCAACGACCTGGGATGGTCCAGACAGAGGTCAGTTTTGCtttattttaattttatttttaGTGATATACCTACTTTTGTTTGCTCCTGTTGGGTTCCATCTCTATTCTACTGCCTACTCTAAATCCAACGATCTATAACCTGATAACATGATGCTCCTTTGCTTGTTTAGTAGATTTCGCTTCATTCAAGATTTTCTTTTCTTTGGCTGTTGTGGACGAGGGCACAACATCAAGGTGAGTGAAAGCCTTAGGTccccaaatctaaaatttatatctATATGCAGTACAATGTCAAATATATTTATTATTTGAAATGCTGAAACAACCAGCTGCCTGTCTGAAAGGTCAAACACTCAAACCTGCCACTCAAACCTATAAATTTACTCTGCAATATTTCCTTCAAGAGTTCTGGACCATTACTTGATGTTTCCATGGTTTCCAAGTCTGTTGTTTTTTGTTTGGATATTGGT
Proteins encoded:
- the LOC100278888 gene encoding uncharacterized protein LOC100278888, whose amino-acid sequence is MDSPLMKPLLVPNNHSPGPVVAATPGEHGGAAADESSTLVDAASGTDESHRALADADVKMNDDGDVQGDELSASVQRRLDESSAVEGEDEEEEIGDDAEADDMAARMGRRLAALPGNAHESEPFTIFRVAGPMRDRNRHLYEPQMISIGPFHRGAGRHLAAMEEHKWRYLRDILARPGGATLASYARAARSMEASARRRYAEPVLLPAAEFAEMLLLDGCFLVEFFLKGQESAEDALIDASWAMQNVYNDMLLLENQLPFFVLERFYDLATGGLGRDYFVTNVLVNYLTVDMCVGPRDPESTRPPDGEIHHLLHLYYHWFLPPEDRDGSGTGSKDKEDGEALEELMSTSADERMPWQLPPASELKDSGVTFRAKKSPRSMVDVTFDRRSGALEIPAVESYTNHAIFANLLAYEQSRGRWELQRLVSYVLLMASVVDARRDVEVLQRAGVFVRGDEETAAFYAHLGELCPPPEFVNNCYADLFRDVLEYCGRSWNRHRAVLVHDYFSNPWTSMSAAAAVFLLVLTVVQTVYTVLPYYSQN